A region from the Isachenkonia alkalipeptolytica genome encodes:
- a CDS encoding permease, with the protein MKKVIQRYKFALMLILINIAMLFILPEIGFTSLAYTRDNTLEMLYVVPPIFIILGLLDVWVPRETMMKLMGEKSGSLGKLIAFLMGSLAAGPLYVAFPIAGLLLKKGSKFSNVLIFIGAWSTTKIPLLLFEASALGWTFMLTRFTVNIFVILLIAGITEKLLKAADKTEIYKKADALSS; encoded by the coding sequence ATGAAAAAAGTTATCCAGCGTTACAAATTTGCACTGATGCTAATTTTGATTAATATTGCCATGCTTTTTATCCTGCCGGAGATCGGATTCACTTCTTTAGCCTATACCAGGGATAATACCCTGGAAATGCTTTACGTGGTCCCCCCGATTTTTATCATTCTGGGATTATTGGATGTTTGGGTCCCCCGGGAAACCATGATGAAGCTCATGGGAGAAAAGTCGGGATCCCTGGGAAAACTCATTGCCTTTTTAATGGGCTCCTTGGCAGCGGGACCTCTATATGTGGCCTTTCCCATTGCCGGTCTTTTGCTTAAAAAGGGGAGTAAATTCTCCAACGTACTGATTTTCATCGGTGCCTGGTCCACAACCAAAATTCCCCTGCTATTATTTGAAGCCAGCGCCCTGGGTTGGACCTTTATGTTGACTCGATTTACGGTTAACATCTTCGTAATTCTTCTGATCGCAGGCATCACGGAAAAACTTCTAAAGGCCGCCGATAAAACCGAAATCTATAAAAAAGCTGACGCCTTAAGCAGTTAA
- a CDS encoding ferritin-like domain-containing protein gives MKSYKDILAMAVENEVEAHEFYKAAAAKIQDKNLKKTFEDLAEEETKHKVLLQGYLENDMKTMKFKENKDFQLSETIEEQTLSTDMSFKDAIALAMKKEEEAMNMYRQFAEASEDEKQKETFEELVKMEQQHKTRLEDIYTNAAFVEVW, from the coding sequence ATGAAAAGTTATAAGGACATTTTAGCAATGGCGGTAGAAAATGAAGTGGAGGCCCATGAATTTTACAAAGCGGCGGCAGCGAAGATTCAAGACAAGAACCTAAAGAAAACCTTTGAAGATCTTGCAGAGGAAGAAACAAAGCATAAGGTTCTTCTTCAGGGCTACTTGGAAAATGATATGAAAACCATGAAGTTTAAAGAGAACAAAGACTTTCAATTATCAGAAACCATAGAAGAGCAGACGTTGTCCACGGATATGAGTTTTAAGGACGCCATTGCCCTGGCCATGAAAAAGGAAGAGGAAGCCATGAATATGTACCGTCAGTTTGCAGAGGCCAGCGAAGATGAAAAACAAAAAGAAACCTTTGAAGAACTGGTAAAAATGGAGCAGCAGCATAAAACTAGGCTGGAGGATATCTATACCAACGCAGCTTTTGTTGAGGTTTGGTAG
- a CDS encoding M3 family oligoendopeptidase encodes MKKTWNLDALYPSFESEEFQGDFQLLQRKIQEMTQWAEENLKNPEQPVEKLKKVIADQEEVGSLMRKLMTYANLRAATNAKDEEATKYMEKINKSMTDLTKASVLFNKWLKERKDLKSLIDSSEKLREYEFYLMEKYQKTRYLLREEEEVTIAKMQETGSKAWSNLQNVISSTLMVDIELEGKKQRLPLPAARNLAFHKDPEVRKKGYEAELKAYEKIEESSAAALNGIKGEVLTTTKMRGYESPLEETVLKSRIDQKTLDAMLTAMKESLPKFREYYKRKGELLGHENGLPLYDMFAPMGEADMGFSYEEARDYILKNFKTFSSELEQFTKKAFDNEWIDAEPREGKRGGAFCANIHPIGESRILANFNGSFSNMTTLAHELGHAFHGDCLKNEHLLNSGYTMPIAETASIFCETIVVNAALKEADKKEAFTILEANLQGAGQVIVDIMARFLFESKVFEIREDHALSVQELKDTMIWAQKQAYGEGLDHDALHPYMWVNKPHYYSAGLSFYNFPYAFGLLFAKGVYAEYLKRGEAFVPEYTKLLKATGKNEIKDVAKMVGIDVQDPQFWKSSLELIEQDIDEFIRLSKEV; translated from the coding sequence ATGAAAAAAACATGGAATCTGGATGCTTTATATCCGTCCTTTGAATCCGAAGAGTTTCAAGGAGATTTTCAATTACTGCAAAGAAAAATTCAAGAAATGACTCAATGGGCTGAGGAAAACCTGAAAAACCCGGAACAACCGGTGGAAAAGCTTAAAAAAGTGATTGCAGATCAGGAGGAAGTGGGCAGCCTGATGCGTAAACTTATGACCTATGCCAATCTACGGGCCGCTACCAATGCCAAGGATGAAGAAGCAACAAAGTACATGGAAAAAATAAACAAATCTATGACGGATCTAACCAAAGCATCGGTGCTGTTTAATAAATGGTTGAAAGAGCGGAAGGATCTAAAAAGCTTAATCGATTCCTCGGAAAAACTCCGGGAATATGAATTTTACTTAATGGAAAAATATCAAAAGACCCGGTACCTTCTTAGGGAAGAAGAGGAAGTAACCATTGCAAAGATGCAGGAGACGGGATCTAAGGCCTGGTCTAATCTGCAAAACGTCATTTCCTCCACGTTAATGGTGGATATTGAATTAGAGGGAAAAAAACAAAGGCTTCCCCTTCCTGCTGCAAGAAACCTTGCTTTTCATAAGGATCCGGAGGTTCGAAAAAAAGGCTATGAGGCGGAATTAAAAGCCTATGAAAAAATCGAAGAGTCCTCGGCGGCGGCCCTTAACGGTATTAAAGGGGAGGTGCTTACCACCACGAAAATGCGGGGGTATGAAAGTCCTTTGGAAGAAACCGTACTGAAATCCAGAATTGATCAAAAAACCCTGGATGCCATGCTTACGGCCATGAAAGAAAGCCTTCCGAAATTCCGGGAGTACTATAAGCGTAAAGGAGAACTTCTGGGGCATGAGAACGGTCTTCCTCTCTATGACATGTTTGCCCCTATGGGAGAAGCGGATATGGGTTTTAGTTATGAAGAGGCCCGGGACTATATTTTGAAAAATTTCAAAACCTTCAGTTCCGAACTGGAGCAGTTTACAAAGAAGGCCTTTGACAATGAATGGATCGATGCGGAACCCCGGGAGGGAAAACGGGGCGGGGCTTTTTGTGCAAACATCCATCCCATCGGAGAGAGCAGGATCCTTGCGAATTTTAACGGCAGTTTCAGTAACATGACCACCTTGGCCCATGAACTGGGACATGCCTTCCACGGAGATTGTTTGAAGAATGAACACCTGCTCAACAGCGGATATACCATGCCCATTGCAGAAACCGCCTCGATTTTTTGCGAAACCATTGTGGTCAATGCTGCCCTGAAGGAAGCTGATAAAAAAGAAGCCTTCACCATTCTTGAAGCAAACCTTCAAGGAGCCGGTCAGGTAATTGTGGATATTATGGCCCGCTTCCTGTTTGAAAGTAAGGTTTTTGAAATTCGAGAAGACCATGCCCTATCGGTACAGGAGCTGAAAGACACCATGATTTGGGCACAAAAACAGGCCTACGGCGAAGGGCTGGACCACGATGCACTGCATCCCTATATGTGGGTCAATAAGCCTCACTACTACTCCGCCGGGCTTAGTTTCTATAACTTCCCCTATGCCTTTGGACTGTTGTTTGCCAAAGGGGTTTACGCCGAGTATTTAAAACGGGGAGAAGCCTTTGTACCGGAATACACCAAACTATTGAAGGCCACGGGAAAAAATGAAATCAAGGATGTGGCGAAAATGGTGGGTATCGATGTGCAGGATCCCCAGTTCTGGAAAAGTTCCTTGGAGCTTATTGAACAGGATATTGATGAATTTATCAGACTCAGTAAAGAAGTATAA
- the tnpA gene encoding IS200/IS605 family transposase, which yields MATMHYGRGYVYSIQYHLVWCVKYRHDILHGEIDVDVKALLRKIAVDNDILIIEMESDKDHIHLLIDCKPQHVIPSIVKAFKGVSARLLFKKYPELKQRLWGGHLWNPSYFVATASEHTEEQIRSYIKSQKKK from the coding sequence ATGGCTACCATGCATTACGGGCGTGGATACGTCTATTCTATTCAGTACCATTTGGTTTGGTGTGTAAAATATCGTCATGATATTTTACACGGAGAAATTGATGTAGATGTTAAAGCGTTATTACGGAAAATCGCTGTGGATAATGATATTCTAATTATTGAAATGGAATCCGATAAAGATCACATCCATTTACTGATCGACTGTAAACCACAACACGTTATTCCCAGTATCGTTAAAGCATTTAAAGGGGTCTCCGCCAGATTACTGTTTAAAAAATATCCTGAACTTAAACAACGTCTCTGGGGCGGCCACTTATGGAATCCCAGCTACTTTGTAGCGACCGCCAGTGAGCATACGGAAGAACAGATCCGTAGTTACATAAAAAGTCAAAAAAAGAAATGA
- the tnpB gene encoding IS200/IS605 family element RNA-guided endonuclease TnpB, giving the protein MLRHKAYKFRIYPNREQEILIAKTIGCSRFVYNHFLSLWNEAYTKTGKGLTYHACSAMIPQMKKDEQTIWLQEVDSISLQSSVKNLSDAFSRFFKKQNNPPQFKSKKNPVQSYTTKNVNNSIRIVHNSFKLPKLGLVKFRKSQDPKGRVLNATIRKNAGGKYFVSLLLEEEIQPLPKTNSAIGVDLGITDFAILSDGQKIDNHKFTSKMEKKLQREQRKLSRRGHLAKEKGINIFEAKNYQKQKRKVARLHEKVMNQRKDFLNKLSTEIIKNHDIICIEDLHTKGMLRNHKLAKSISDVSWSGFVNRLQYKADWYGRKVIKVDPWFPSSQICSACGHKDGKKPLNIREWTCPVCAARHDRDINASKNILTEGLRIQAQA; this is encoded by the coding sequence GTGCTACGCCACAAAGCCTATAAATTTCGAATCTATCCGAATCGGGAGCAGGAGATCTTAATTGCTAAAACCATCGGCTGTTCTCGATTTGTCTACAATCATTTTTTAAGTTTGTGGAATGAAGCCTATACTAAAACCGGTAAAGGATTAACCTATCATGCCTGCTCGGCAATGATTCCTCAAATGAAAAAAGATGAACAAACCATTTGGTTACAAGAAGTGGATAGCATTTCTCTTCAGTCCTCTGTAAAAAATCTTTCCGATGCTTTTTCCCGTTTTTTCAAGAAACAAAATAACCCACCGCAGTTTAAAAGTAAAAAGAACCCGGTTCAAAGCTATACAACAAAAAATGTGAACAACAGTATCAGAATCGTTCATAACTCCTTTAAATTACCCAAGTTAGGCCTTGTGAAGTTTCGGAAAAGTCAAGATCCTAAGGGCCGGGTGTTAAATGCAACCATCCGAAAAAATGCCGGCGGTAAATACTTTGTTTCTCTTCTATTGGAAGAAGAGATTCAGCCCTTGCCGAAGACCAATTCCGCGATTGGAGTGGACCTTGGCATTACGGACTTTGCCATTCTTTCTGACGGGCAAAAGATCGATAACCATAAATTCACGTCTAAAATGGAAAAGAAATTACAACGGGAACAGCGTAAGTTGTCGAGACGTGGACACCTGGCTAAAGAGAAAGGAATCAATATTTTTGAAGCAAAAAATTATCAGAAACAAAAGCGCAAGGTTGCCCGTTTACACGAAAAAGTAATGAATCAACGGAAGGACTTTCTGAATAAGTTGAGTACAGAAATTATCAAAAACCACGATATAATCTGTATTGAAGACTTACACACGAAAGGCATGCTCCGTAATCATAAACTGGCCAAAAGCATTTCCGACGTATCCTGGTCCGGTTTTGTGAACCGGTTACAGTATAAAGCAGACTGGTATGGTCGGAAAGTCATCAAAGTGGACCCATGGTTTCCATCGAGTCAAATTTGTTCAGCCTGCGGCCACAAAGACGGCAAGAAACCCCTTAATATCCGGGAGTGGACTTGTCCTGTTTGTGCTGCCCGCCATGATCGGGATATCAATGCCAGTAAAAATATTTTGACCGAAGGTCTACGAATACAAGCGCAAGCTTAA
- a CDS encoding MFS transporter — protein METEKKVPHLPLKIQILYGLGVSYAIVDQIFAQWVLYFYLPPSTSSLTPLLPPILISFALLIARFVDVIFEPVVGYLSDRFDSQWGRRIPFIFAGILPLSLSTVAYFYPVTGEGNLSTFLYLSVIGSLFFIFYTIVGGPYNALIPEISQSRSDRLNLSTWQSVFRLLYTAVAMILPGILIEVLGGGDDLQGIRYMVILLSSLALIGVWITSFTIDERKYSGGKVSTEPFFASMKMVLTSRPFVMYLFGFLFFFLGFNTLRASLNYYVEDIMGYSTAYITLASALLFGVSALCFYPINKLCKKIGYKTPMLISLVLLIILSLALFGVGRIFPEFFGFVIFALIGIPVAGAAFIFPPAMLSEISSVFSEKTGKNTEGLFFGLQGLFLKMAFLFSISVLPVLLVFGSDLSFFESLTTTPDGVERIGVYSTSLFAAAAFCISFIFYALYKEEFVKEEP, from the coding sequence TTGGAAACCGAAAAGAAAGTCCCCCATTTACCCTTAAAAATTCAAATTCTTTATGGTCTCGGGGTCAGCTATGCCATTGTTGATCAAATATTTGCCCAGTGGGTGCTGTATTTTTATCTGCCCCCCTCCACCTCCAGTTTGACGCCCTTATTACCGCCGATTTTAATATCCTTCGCCCTGCTGATTGCCCGGTTTGTGGATGTGATCTTTGAACCGGTTGTGGGTTATTTATCCGATCGCTTTGATTCCCAGTGGGGCCGTAGAATCCCTTTTATTTTCGCGGGTATTTTACCTCTTTCCTTAAGTACCGTGGCCTATTTTTATCCCGTTACCGGAGAGGGAAACCTCTCAACCTTTCTCTATTTATCGGTGATCGGCTCCCTGTTTTTTATTTTTTATACCATAGTGGGGGGACCCTATAACGCTTTAATCCCGGAAATTTCCCAAAGTCGGAGCGACCGATTAAACCTGTCCACCTGGCAGTCGGTTTTTCGTCTTCTTTATACCGCCGTTGCCATGATTTTACCAGGGATCCTTATTGAAGTCCTGGGAGGCGGCGATGATCTGCAGGGGATTCGTTATATGGTAATATTACTTTCCTCCCTGGCTTTGATCGGGGTTTGGATTACCTCCTTTACCATTGATGAGCGGAAATATTCCGGAGGAAAGGTTTCAACGGAGCCTTTTTTCGCATCCATGAAAATGGTGCTTACAAGCCGGCCCTTTGTTATGTACTTATTCGGTTTTTTGTTTTTCTTTTTAGGTTTTAATACCCTCCGGGCCTCTTTAAACTATTATGTGGAAGATATTATGGGCTACAGCACCGCTTATATCACCTTGGCTTCCGCCCTGCTCTTCGGAGTCTCGGCCCTGTGTTTTTATCCCATAAACAAACTGTGTAAAAAAATCGGTTATAAAACCCCGATGTTAATCTCTTTGGTGCTGTTGATCATCTTATCCCTGGCCCTTTTCGGCGTGGGAAGAATCTTCCCCGAATTCTTCGGATTTGTCATTTTTGCTTTGATCGGGATTCCTGTAGCCGGTGCCGCTTTTATCTTTCCCCCGGCCATGCTCAGCGAAATCAGCTCTGTCTTCAGTGAAAAAACCGGAAAAAATACGGAGGGATTGTTTTTCGGACTTCAGGGTCTTTTTTTAAAGATGGCTTTTCTATTTTCCATATCCGTGCTTCCCGTGCTTTTGGTTTTCGGTTCCGACCTATCATTTTTCGAGAGTCTGACCACCACCCCTGATGGAGTTGAACGAATCGGCGTCTATTCCACCTCCTTATTCGCCGCCGCCGCCTTTTGCATCTCTTTTATCTTTTATGCCCTCTATAAGGAGGAGTTTGTAAAGGAGGAACCTTAA
- a CDS encoding cation:proton antiporter: MITMDISLAIGIIFLAGAAGGKLARYVKLPSVTGNLLAGVLVGPSVLGLVDAGALTDLAPINDLALGVIALSIGAELHWGKMRKLAKDVAKVFAVEALITLGVVFAALYIFGVPFRYALIFGVISIATAPGAIIACIRENPIKGNFSKVLLSVVALDNLFAITLFGIVISFMQVAYATVGAENTSAFVMASRDIGIALGWGILAGGFLIGTSQWAKKDAHILVTVLGALLITVGVSNEIGTPALLAAITAGAIYTNFARKPQRISRSLLNVEDPILLAFLTLAGAKLDLGALPAVGQIGAVYIVARFVAKLAGSRAGSAMTVFPATWKTNLGRALTPQAGVAIGLAIIAEQKEFFEPGAIMPVILAAVVVFEIFGPIMVNKALCDVDKVSDL, translated from the coding sequence ATGATTACTATGGATATTTCCCTGGCAATTGGAATTATATTCTTAGCGGGAGCCGCGGGAGGGAAACTCGCCCGTTATGTTAAACTTCCCTCGGTTACCGGAAATTTATTGGCGGGTGTGCTGGTGGGCCCCTCGGTGTTAGGATTGGTTGACGCCGGCGCCCTTACTGATCTAGCCCCGATTAACGACCTGGCCCTGGGGGTCATCGCTCTATCCATTGGAGCGGAGCTTCACTGGGGAAAGATGAGAAAGCTTGCAAAGGATGTGGCCAAGGTTTTTGCAGTGGAGGCCCTGATTACCCTTGGGGTAGTATTCGCAGCGCTGTATATCTTCGGTGTGCCCTTTCGCTATGCCCTGATCTTCGGGGTGATCAGCATCGCAACCGCCCCCGGGGCCATTATCGCCTGTATCCGGGAAAACCCGATCAAGGGGAACTTTAGTAAAGTACTGCTCTCCGTGGTGGCCCTGGATAATTTGTTTGCCATCACCTTATTCGGTATTGTGATCAGTTTTATGCAGGTAGCCTATGCTACCGTCGGAGCGGAAAACACCTCGGCTTTTGTAATGGCCAGTCGGGATATCGGTATCGCTCTGGGATGGGGGATACTTGCAGGAGGCTTTCTAATCGGTACATCCCAATGGGCTAAAAAAGATGCCCATATTCTGGTTACGGTATTAGGAGCTTTGTTAATTACCGTAGGGGTTTCCAATGAAATAGGAACGCCCGCCCTGTTAGCGGCGATTACTGCTGGCGCCATTTATACAAACTTTGCACGAAAGCCTCAAAGGATCAGTCGTTCTTTATTAAATGTGGAAGATCCCATACTGTTGGCTTTTCTAACCCTGGCAGGGGCGAAGCTGGACCTCGGAGCCCTGCCCGCCGTAGGACAGATCGGTGCGGTGTATATCGTAGCAAGGTTTGTTGCTAAACTGGCAGGAAGCAGAGCGGGCAGTGCCATGACCGTATTTCCTGCAACCTGGAAAACCAATCTGGGAAGAGCCTTAACCCCCCAGGCGGGGGTAGCTATTGGACTTGCCATTATTGCGGAACAAAAAGAGTTTTTTGAACCCGGAGCCATTATGCCGGTGATTTTAGCGGCAGTGGTGGTATTTGAAATCTTTGGTCCGATTATGGTGAATAAAGCCCTGTGTGATGTGGATAAGGTATCGGATTTATAG
- the trmB gene encoding tRNA (guanosine(46)-N7)-methyltransferase TrmB: MRRRRLKDGVERLLAHRDWLVEAPEQLSGQWDKLTGGKRIHLEIGMGKGQFITTLAEENPDVFYLGLEIKEEVLLRGVEKAIEKELDNVRFLWKNAEHLDQYFAKEEVERIYLNFSDPWPKSRTAKRRLTHQRFLNKYRKILVKEGEIHVKTDNEKLFEFSLNALSDEGYRLKNITFDYHNSGLSVPATTEYEDKFSRSGLRIYRLEAIKRD; the protein is encoded by the coding sequence ATGCGAAGGAGAAGACTGAAGGACGGAGTAGAAAGGCTACTGGCCCATAGGGATTGGCTGGTGGAAGCGCCGGAGCAGCTCTCGGGCCAGTGGGATAAACTCACCGGTGGCAAGAGGATTCACCTGGAAATCGGCATGGGAAAGGGGCAGTTCATCACCACTTTGGCGGAGGAAAATCCCGATGTTTTTTATCTGGGACTGGAAATTAAAGAAGAGGTGCTCCTTCGGGGAGTGGAAAAGGCGATAGAAAAAGAGTTGGATAATGTGCGCTTTCTCTGGAAAAATGCGGAGCATTTGGATCAATACTTCGCCAAAGAAGAAGTGGAGCGGATCTACTTGAACTTCTCCGACCCTTGGCCGAAGAGTCGCACGGCGAAAAGAAGGCTAACTCATCAACGCTTTTTAAACAAATACAGAAAAATCCTTGTGAAAGAAGGAGAGATTCATGTAAAAACCGATAACGAAAAACTCTTTGAGTTTTCCTTGAACGCCTTATCCGACGAGGGGTACCGATTGAAAAACATCACCTTCGATTATCATAACAGCGGCCTGTCGGTTCCTGCAACCACGGAGTATGAAGACAAGTTCTCCCGGTCCGGCTTGAGAATTTACCGCCTGGAAGCCATTAAGAGGGACTGA
- a CDS encoding Sapep family Mn(2+)-dependent dipeptidase, whose amino-acid sequence MQTFDASKYKEPMIQDMISLVKIPSVIDESREGAPFGIKIQKALEKALEISKELGFRTFIDPEGYYGYGEIGEGEKLFGILGHLDVVPPGDPEQWETPAFQPEIREGKVYGRGTQDDKGPMIAAMYGAKQLLDQGHGFCKRLRFIFGTDEETLWRGIEKYMEKEEVPDFGFTPDSIFPMIHAEKGLLQLYLRGEGSKEIAFGGGNSFNALADRAWVELKKTSEGEYEFRLRSLEGVYEKLKKENHPVKMEENRLTLYGKSAHSAKPEGGLNAINLLAKHLKEAGINNPALNFVEGKLGLSQYGEKLFGKLEDVSGPITINAGQLTINEEKSEIALDLRIPVTIEKNRMEEKIKEGAKEYGLTLTEHDYLEAIYLPKDHLLIRSLGEVYQKVTGEDPTPLTSGGATYARAMPNCVAFGAVLPGREKTEHQPNEHIIVEDFMKVATIYLNAIEKLTSKEG is encoded by the coding sequence ATGCAAACCTTTGACGCGTCAAAGTATAAAGAACCTATGATTCAGGATATGATAAGTCTTGTGAAGATTCCCAGTGTTATTGATGAAAGCCGTGAGGGGGCTCCTTTCGGTATAAAAATTCAAAAAGCCCTGGAAAAGGCCCTGGAAATTTCTAAGGAACTGGGTTTTAGAACCTTTATCGATCCCGAGGGGTACTACGGATATGGAGAAATCGGTGAAGGGGAGAAATTATTCGGGATTTTGGGTCATTTAGACGTGGTCCCCCCCGGGGATCCGGAACAATGGGAAACACCGGCCTTTCAACCGGAAATCCGGGAGGGGAAGGTATACGGCCGGGGTACCCAGGATGATAAAGGTCCGATGATTGCAGCGATGTATGGTGCGAAACAGTTGTTGGATCAAGGGCATGGGTTCTGTAAAAGGCTCCGGTTTATTTTCGGCACCGACGAAGAAACCCTTTGGCGGGGGATTGAAAAATATATGGAAAAAGAAGAAGTGCCGGATTTCGGATTTACTCCCGACTCGATTTTTCCTATGATCCACGCAGAAAAGGGGCTACTTCAGCTCTACCTTCGGGGAGAAGGGTCCAAGGAAATTGCCTTCGGGGGAGGAAATAGTTTTAATGCCTTGGCCGATCGAGCCTGGGTTGAGCTTAAAAAAACCTCAGAAGGAGAGTATGAGTTTCGACTTAGAAGCCTAGAGGGTGTATATGAAAAGCTAAAAAAAGAAAATCACCCAGTGAAAATGGAAGAAAATCGATTAACTCTTTATGGAAAGAGTGCCCACTCCGCAAAGCCGGAAGGAGGGTTGAATGCCATCAATCTGCTGGCAAAGCACCTGAAAGAGGCCGGGATTAATAATCCTGCACTGAACTTTGTAGAAGGAAAACTGGGACTGAGCCAGTATGGAGAAAAGCTATTCGGAAAGTTAGAGGATGTATCGGGTCCCATCACCATCAATGCGGGGCAGCTTACCATCAATGAAGAAAAATCGGAAATCGCCTTGGATCTTCGGATCCCCGTGACCATTGAAAAAAATAGGATGGAGGAAAAAATCAAGGAAGGGGCCAAAGAATACGGTCTTACCCTTACAGAACACGACTACTTGGAAGCCATTTATCTTCCCAAGGATCATCTCTTGATCCGTAGCCTCGGGGAGGTTTACCAAAAGGTTACGGGGGAGGACCCAACCCCCCTGACCTCGGGCGGCGCCACTTATGCCCGGGCAATGCCCAATTGTGTAGCCTTCGGAGCGGTGCTTCCGGGAAGGGAAAAGACGGAGCATCAGCCCAATGAACATATCATTGTAGAAGATTTTATGAAAGTGGCGACCATTTATTTAAATGCCATTGAAAAATTAACGTCGAAAGAGGGCTAA